Proteins found in one Bremerella volcania genomic segment:
- the cimA gene encoding citramalate synthase yields MKKIEIYDTTLRDGAQGEGVSFSLQDKLAITERLDEIGVDFIEGGYPLSNEKDAEYFRRVQEMDLKQIKVCAFGMTRRKGMLAKDDPGMQALVNSGAPVLTIVGKTHDFHVTDVLRVTLEENLAMIADSVELMVTEGREVIYDAEHFFDGWKANPEYAAQTIQSAAKAGARMVVLCDTNGGSLPEEIAELTKAAIDALSEFNVPVGIHTHNDGDLAVANALAAVDAGALQIQGTINGFGERCGNADLISCVANLALKKEGYEVLGGDGFEHLTELSRFVYDTANVNRRNNQAFVGQSAFAHKGGMHVHAVNRAASSYEHISPEAVGNERRVLVSELSGRSNIMALTTKMNIEQDREVMDKILASVVELENRGFQFEAAEASFELLVRKTLGTFNPHFKTLKYHVEVEDVVHYQDLELTTEATVKLDVANAIKHEVGEGDGPIDALSAALRKALLETYPNLNQLKLVDYKVRVVNSEAGTAARTRVQIECSDEHDVWGTIGVSENIIQASWNALVDAVEYKLHKDEAASQTPAKSQIVATN; encoded by the coding sequence ATGAAAAAGATTGAAATCTACGACACGACCTTGCGTGACGGCGCCCAAGGAGAAGGGGTCAGCTTTTCTCTGCAGGACAAGCTGGCCATTACCGAGCGTCTGGACGAAATTGGCGTCGATTTCATCGAAGGGGGCTACCCTCTTTCCAATGAGAAAGATGCCGAGTACTTCCGTCGCGTCCAAGAGATGGACTTGAAGCAGATCAAGGTCTGCGCCTTCGGGATGACGCGCCGCAAAGGGATGCTGGCCAAAGACGATCCCGGCATGCAGGCCCTGGTCAACTCCGGCGCCCCGGTGCTGACGATCGTCGGCAAGACGCACGACTTCCATGTGACCGACGTGCTGCGCGTGACGCTGGAAGAGAACCTGGCGATGATCGCCGACTCGGTAGAACTGATGGTGACCGAGGGGCGCGAGGTGATCTATGACGCCGAACACTTCTTCGACGGCTGGAAAGCAAACCCTGAGTACGCGGCCCAAACGATCCAATCCGCCGCCAAGGCCGGAGCACGCATGGTCGTTCTGTGCGATACCAACGGTGGTAGCCTGCCGGAAGAGATTGCCGAACTGACCAAAGCCGCGATCGACGCCCTCAGTGAATTCAACGTTCCGGTGGGCATCCATACCCATAACGATGGCGACCTGGCGGTGGCCAACGCGTTGGCCGCGGTGGATGCCGGGGCGCTGCAGATTCAAGGGACCATCAACGGCTTCGGCGAACGCTGCGGCAATGCCGACTTGATTTCGTGCGTGGCGAACCTCGCGCTCAAGAAGGAGGGCTACGAAGTCCTCGGCGGAGATGGGTTTGAGCACCTGACCGAGCTGTCGCGATTCGTCTACGACACGGCTAACGTCAATCGCCGCAACAACCAGGCCTTCGTCGGTCAAAGCGCCTTTGCCCATAAAGGTGGAATGCACGTGCACGCGGTCAACCGGGCCGCTTCCAGCTACGAGCACATCTCGCCGGAAGCGGTCGGCAACGAACGCCGCGTGCTGGTCAGCGAACTATCGGGTCGCTCGAACATCATGGCCCTGACGACCAAGATGAACATCGAGCAAGACCGCGAGGTCATGGACAAGATCCTGGCGAGCGTGGTCGAGCTAGAGAACCGCGGCTTTCAATTCGAAGCGGCCGAAGCGTCGTTCGAGCTGTTGGTTCGTAAGACGCTCGGAACGTTCAACCCGCACTTCAAAACGCTCAAGTATCACGTCGAAGTCGAAGACGTCGTGCATTATCAGGACCTGGAATTGACCACTGAAGCGACCGTCAAGCTTGACGTCGCCAACGCGATCAAGCACGAGGTGGGTGAAGGAGACGGCCCGATCGACGCACTTAGCGCGGCACTGCGCAAGGCGCTGTTGGAAACCTATCCGAACTTGAATCAATTGAAGCTGGTCGACTACAAGGTCCGCGTCGTCAACAGCGAAGCGGGCACGGCTGCCCGAACACGCGTACAGATCGAGTGCAGCGACGAACACGACGTATGGGGAACCATTGGCGTCAGCGAAAACATCATCCAGGCCAGCTGGAATGCGTTGGTCGATGCCGTCGAATACAAGCTGCACAAGGACGAAGCGGCGAGCCAAACGCCGGCCAAGTCCCAGATCGTAGCAACCAATTAG
- a CDS encoding DUF1559 domain-containing protein → MRSPNSFCAHSARRHAFTLVELLVVIAIIGVLIALLLPAVQQAREAARRMQCSNNLKQIGLALHNYHDTYQTFPSGFMYDSTSNVQWSWGALILPFIEQGSMHDQIGVTKQRLTDCIGNANCLALVKTPIDGYRCPSDTAPDLNPWATYGSNNENIAESNYIGSEGMVHISQAQKSHGMFHGNSGVKMRDVTDGTSNTIFVGERDGADVDGTTSGRNARRGGVWAGTMNASRKWPRGVMDVLASFAQPMNRETVAGADHNGKGFGSLHPGGSQFLLVDGSVRFLPETIEYRTSDFYWDDPDPTHYDVTNLGVYQLLGVRNDGQPVELP, encoded by the coding sequence ATGCGTTCCCCGAACTCATTCTGCGCGCACAGTGCGCGCCGACATGCTTTTACTCTGGTTGAGCTACTGGTGGTGATCGCAATCATCGGCGTGCTAATCGCCCTGCTGTTGCCCGCAGTGCAACAGGCTCGCGAAGCCGCTCGACGAATGCAGTGTTCCAACAATCTCAAGCAGATTGGCTTGGCCCTGCACAATTACCACGACACTTACCAAACCTTTCCCAGCGGGTTCATGTACGACTCGACCAGCAACGTTCAATGGTCGTGGGGTGCGTTGATTCTGCCGTTCATCGAGCAAGGTTCGATGCACGATCAGATTGGCGTCACGAAACAGCGGCTGACCGACTGCATTGGCAACGCTAACTGCCTGGCCCTAGTCAAGACGCCGATCGACGGCTATCGCTGCCCTTCGGATACCGCCCCAGACCTCAATCCCTGGGCAACCTATGGCAGCAACAACGAGAACATCGCCGAGTCGAACTACATCGGCAGCGAAGGGATGGTACACATCAGCCAAGCCCAGAAGTCGCATGGCATGTTCCACGGCAACAGCGGCGTCAAGATGCGTGACGTGACCGACGGCACCAGCAATACGATCTTCGTGGGCGAACGAGACGGGGCTGACGTCGATGGCACCACGTCGGGCCGCAATGCACGTCGTGGTGGTGTGTGGGCCGGCACGATGAATGCCTCACGTAAGTGGCCACGCGGCGTGATGGACGTTTTGGCAAGTTTTGCCCAGCCGATGAACCGTGAGACGGTCGCCGGTGCCGACCACAACGGTAAAGGGTTCGGCAGTCTGCACCCAGGCGGCTCGCAGTTTCTGTTGGTCGACGGTTCGGTTCGCTTCCTCCCTGAGACGATCGAGTATCGCACCAGCGACTTCTATTGGGACGATCCCGATCCGACCCACTACGACGTCACGAACCTGGGCGTCTATCAACTGCTGGGCGTTCGCAACGACGGTCAGCCGGTGGAACTTCCCTAA
- a CDS encoding carboxypeptidase regulatory-like domain-containing protein, with the protein MMTRWILLSACVAVLGIVGCVGSDPSFATVEGNVTVDGQLAEGLEVTFEPESGRPAIGFTDAQGHYQLQYTASQEGASLGKYRVRIDIPSGSEAKVRIPTRYNAKTELTAEVTPGKNELNFELTTKR; encoded by the coding sequence ATGATGACTCGTTGGATCCTTCTGTCGGCCTGCGTGGCCGTGCTGGGCATTGTGGGTTGCGTCGGCAGCGATCCGTCGTTTGCCACAGTCGAAGGCAACGTTACCGTCGACGGCCAACTGGCCGAAGGCCTGGAAGTAACCTTTGAGCCTGAGAGCGGCCGACCGGCGATCGGGTTCACCGATGCCCAAGGGCACTATCAGCTGCAATATACGGCCAGCCAGGAAGGTGCCTCGCTGGGCAAGTACCGTGTGCGGATCGACATTCCCTCCGGTTCGGAAGCCAAGGTCAGAATCCCGACTCGCTACAACGCCAAGACGGAACTGACCGCGGAAGTCACGCCTGGGAAGAACGAACTTAATTTCGAGCTGACCACGAAGCGTTAG
- a CDS encoding DNA translocase FtsK has product MFEERSIQRDLIAIGLSALTIFLALSLLSYRADDAIGELPAPFAAIYQPDQVAYPQPHQVHNLCGGVGALAADFLLVNLGVGAYFAVVSLAAFDVILLMRKEITSPAARLIGWLMTLTGITTLVTIVAPGASPGPISSSGGRLGLVGQQFLSEHFATTGAVILCLAVTACGVLLCTEYELVRLTVWSFLKAKEKTQAGAAAWKTRRERLKEERKAKLLAEFGLDDEEGEYEEEEVEYDEQGVRIKIGGRQIKTDVDQEIPFEDGEEVFEEEAAGDEDEVEQEEYEEEEEFDEEVEEELDEEEVEEEVPITRVEKPEESPLAVKNRNSKKQQQEDARKNVMSELDSAANGRANPKNYELPPIELLIESDDFSFEEQEREVRKKAKVLEKTFLNFGFNVKVVEIETGPVIAQYEVELEAGLRLSKITGLADDLAIALRVPSVRIVAPIPGKNTVGIEVPNDERQMVRLREVMEEASGRINKMKVPIFLGKDVSGNSLAVDLASMPHLLIAGRTGTGKSVCLNALITSILMTRRPDEVRMLMIDPKMVELSCYRTLPHLMHPVVTDMKKAEAILAWAVEKMEERYQLLAQVGVRHLSAFNALGEEEIWDRLGCEDEGERNNVATNLPYIVIVADEIADMMMTAGKEVEQHIIRLAQKSRAVGIHLILATQKPTVDVITGLIKSNLPARISFQVASRTDSRVVLDEMGADKLLGNGDMLFLWPGTSTLMRGQGTYLSDEEINRVVEFVSTGEQDFVKELVQLKVEDGATADPAKMKKRDDLYEQAVDVIVAEQRGSVSLLQRALGVGYGRGARLIDFMAEDGIVGPYNGSQAREVIITPEEWELMKSGQSSGSSVADEIEEEAPAPKAKRSNKIRPHLVEDEEEEEEVDEETEYEEVDGEEEAEYEEEEYEEGEEAEYEEEEEAEYEEEEDAEYEEEEYEEEDAEYEEEEYEEESEEEDDEEGKYYEESA; this is encoded by the coding sequence ATGTTCGAAGAACGAAGTATCCAGCGAGACCTGATCGCCATTGGATTGTCCGCGTTGACGATCTTCCTGGCGCTGTCGCTGCTGTCGTATCGTGCGGATGACGCCATCGGCGAACTGCCGGCTCCTTTCGCTGCGATCTATCAGCCCGATCAAGTCGCCTACCCTCAGCCGCACCAGGTACACAACTTGTGCGGTGGCGTTGGGGCGCTGGCCGCCGACTTCCTGCTGGTCAATTTAGGAGTCGGAGCCTACTTTGCCGTGGTCAGCCTGGCTGCGTTCGACGTCATTCTATTGATGCGAAAAGAAATAACCTCGCCTGCGGCGCGGCTGATTGGTTGGTTGATGACGCTCACCGGCATCACTACGCTCGTCACGATCGTCGCCCCAGGGGCCTCGCCCGGACCCATCAGCAGTTCAGGCGGACGGCTCGGCCTGGTCGGTCAGCAGTTCTTAAGCGAACACTTCGCCACGACCGGGGCCGTGATTCTGTGCCTGGCCGTTACCGCGTGTGGCGTGCTGCTGTGCACCGAGTACGAACTGGTTCGCTTGACCGTATGGAGCTTTCTGAAAGCCAAGGAAAAGACGCAAGCCGGAGCCGCTGCCTGGAAGACGCGTCGCGAACGATTGAAGGAAGAACGCAAGGCGAAGCTATTGGCCGAGTTTGGCCTGGATGATGAAGAGGGGGAATACGAAGAAGAGGAAGTCGAATACGACGAACAAGGCGTCCGCATCAAGATCGGCGGCCGTCAGATCAAGACCGACGTCGACCAGGAGATTCCGTTCGAAGACGGCGAAGAGGTCTTCGAGGAAGAAGCAGCCGGCGACGAGGATGAGGTCGAGCAAGAGGAATACGAAGAGGAGGAAGAGTTCGACGAAGAAGTCGAAGAGGAACTCGACGAAGAAGAAGTGGAGGAGGAAGTCCCCATCACGCGCGTCGAAAAGCCCGAAGAATCGCCGCTGGCAGTCAAGAACCGCAACAGCAAAAAGCAGCAGCAAGAAGATGCCCGCAAGAACGTGATGAGCGAGTTGGACAGTGCCGCCAACGGCCGGGCGAACCCCAAGAACTACGAACTACCTCCGATCGAACTGTTGATCGAGAGCGACGACTTCTCATTTGAAGAGCAGGAACGCGAAGTTCGCAAGAAGGCCAAGGTCCTCGAGAAGACGTTCCTCAACTTCGGCTTCAACGTGAAGGTGGTCGAAATCGAAACGGGCCCGGTCATCGCTCAATACGAAGTTGAACTGGAAGCCGGTCTGCGTCTGTCGAAGATCACCGGCCTGGCCGACGACCTGGCGATTGCTTTGCGTGTGCCGAGCGTGCGTATCGTGGCCCCGATTCCCGGCAAGAATACGGTCGGGATCGAAGTCCCGAACGACGAACGCCAGATGGTTCGCCTGCGCGAGGTGATGGAAGAAGCGAGCGGCCGCATCAACAAGATGAAGGTGCCCATCTTCCTGGGTAAGGACGTTTCGGGGAACTCGCTGGCGGTCGACCTGGCTTCGATGCCTCACCTACTGATCGCCGGTCGGACGGGCACCGGTAAGTCGGTCTGTTTGAACGCGCTGATTACGTCCATCCTCATGACGCGTCGTCCGGATGAAGTGCGGATGTTGATGATCGACCCAAAGATGGTCGAGTTGTCATGTTATCGCACGCTGCCGCACCTGATGCATCCGGTGGTGACCGATATGAAGAAGGCCGAAGCCATCTTGGCGTGGGCGGTCGAGAAGATGGAAGAGCGTTACCAGTTGCTGGCCCAGGTGGGCGTGCGTCACCTGAGCGCGTTCAATGCGCTGGGTGAAGAAGAGATCTGGGATCGCCTCGGCTGCGAGGATGAAGGAGAGCGGAACAACGTCGCGACGAATCTGCCGTACATCGTGATCGTGGCGGACGAAATCGCGGACATGATGATGACGGCCGGTAAAGAGGTCGAACAGCACATCATTCGTTTGGCTCAGAAGTCGCGTGCGGTCGGTATCCACTTGATTCTCGCCACGCAGAAACCAACGGTCGACGTCATTACCGGTCTGATCAAGTCGAACTTGCCGGCGCGTATTTCCTTCCAGGTTGCCAGCCGTACCGACAGCCGCGTGGTGCTCGACGAGATGGGTGCCGACAAGCTGCTGGGCAACGGTGACATGCTCTTCCTCTGGCCAGGCACCTCAACCCTGATGCGTGGTCAAGGGACGTACCTGTCCGATGAAGAAATCAACCGCGTGGTCGAGTTTGTCAGCACCGGCGAGCAAGACTTCGTGAAGGAACTCGTGCAGCTGAAGGTCGAAGACGGCGCGACCGCTGACCCAGCCAAAATGAAGAAGCGCGACGACCTGTACGAGCAGGCCGTCGACGTGATCGTCGCCGAACAGCGCGGCAGTGTTTCGCTACTCCAGCGTGCCCTGGGCGTCGGCTACGGACGTGGTGCCCGGCTGATCGACTTCATGGCCGAAGATGGCATCGTCGGCCCGTACAACGGATCGCAGGCCCGCGAGGTGATCATCACGCCGGAAGAATGGGAGCTGATGAAGTCCGGCCAGTCGAGCGGCAGTAGTGTCGCCGATGAGATCGAAGAGGAAGCCCCAGCCCCAAAGGCGAAACGTTCGAACAAAATCCGCCCTCACCTTGTCGAAGATGAGGAGGAAGAAGAGGAAGTCGACGAAGAAACTGAATACGAAGAGGTCGATGGAGAAGAGGAAGCCGAGTACGAAGAAGAAGAGTACGAGGAAGGCGAAGAGGCGGAATACGAAGAGGAAGAAGAAGCCGAATACGAAGAAGAGGAAGACGCGGAGTACGAAGAGGAAGAGTACGAAGAAGAGGACGCCGAGTACGAGGAAGAAGAATACGAGGAAGAGTCCGAGGAGGAAGACGACGAGGAAGGCAAGTACTACGAAGAGAGTGCTTAA
- the truB gene encoding tRNA pseudouridine(55) synthase TruB, producing the protein MHGILNINKPAGKTSRDVVNIIQRLMRPAKTGHAGTLDPLATGVLVCPVGHGTKLIEYIQRMPKTYEACFLLGRQSDTEDIEGNVQLLDDPPRPSRDEIEAVLLNYLGTIEQVPPAFSALKVAGKRAYDLARQGKEVELASREIEVYALEILAYDYPQLRMRIECGSGTYVRSLGRDIARDLGTEAIMSELMRTAIGCFQIDDAIHPDDQLSRGTLAAALQPTSLAVSQMPQVTVDHDKIVRLAQGKLIEVDVDTASQEVAAMTQAGQLVAVLVPGKEGGWRTARNFANDYL; encoded by the coding sequence ATGCACGGAATTCTGAATATCAATAAGCCGGCCGGTAAGACGTCGCGCGACGTCGTGAATATCATCCAGCGGCTCATGCGTCCGGCGAAGACGGGGCATGCTGGTACGCTCGACCCGCTGGCGACCGGGGTGCTGGTTTGCCCAGTGGGACACGGCACGAAGCTGATCGAGTACATTCAGCGGATGCCCAAGACGTACGAGGCCTGCTTTCTTTTGGGCCGGCAAAGCGATACCGAGGATATCGAAGGCAACGTGCAGCTTTTGGACGATCCGCCGCGCCCCTCGCGTGACGAGATTGAAGCCGTGTTGCTCAACTACCTGGGAACGATCGAGCAGGTCCCGCCGGCGTTCTCGGCGCTGAAGGTCGCCGGCAAGCGTGCGTACGACCTGGCTCGGCAGGGCAAGGAGGTGGAACTGGCCAGCCGCGAGATCGAAGTCTACGCATTGGAGATCCTGGCGTACGACTATCCCCAGCTTCGCATGCGGATCGAGTGCGGCAGTGGAACGTATGTTCGTTCTTTGGGACGGGACATTGCCCGCGATCTGGGAACCGAAGCGATCATGTCCGAGCTTATGCGCACCGCGATCGGGTGCTTCCAGATCGACGATGCGATTCACCCGGACGATCAGTTAAGCCGAGGAACGCTTGCTGCCGCGCTGCAGCCCACCTCGCTGGCCGTGTCCCAGATGCCGCAGGTAACGGTCGATCACGACAAGATCGTGCGGCTGGCCCAGGGGAAGCTAATCGAGGTGGACGTGGATACCGCTTCCCAGGAAGTCGCCGCGATGACGCAGGCCGGTCAACTGGTGGCCGTGCTTGTTCCCGGAAAAGAAGGCGGGTGGCGGACGGCTCGCAACTTTGCCAACGACTACCTGTAA
- a CDS encoding DinB family protein, whose product MLSSAVAINQFQLAGFQKIAADVPDEVLYKPAAGHQHLPVWVMGHLALTGEMGQQALGGTVAHPDWMPLFAPGSSGEVSTDTGLTKQTMIDAVTGAYAQLQKMALEDATPERLAQPHGIGLFDGSPIQNVGDVITLLLTNHFGFHLAQLSSCRREAGFAPLF is encoded by the coding sequence ATGCTGTCTAGCGCCGTTGCTATCAATCAGTTTCAACTCGCCGGCTTTCAGAAGATCGCGGCGGATGTTCCCGACGAGGTCCTCTACAAGCCGGCGGCTGGTCATCAGCATCTGCCGGTGTGGGTGATGGGGCACCTGGCACTGACCGGTGAGATGGGGCAGCAAGCATTGGGTGGAACCGTGGCTCACCCCGACTGGATGCCGTTGTTTGCGCCTGGCAGTTCAGGTGAAGTCTCCACCGATACCGGGTTGACCAAGCAAACGATGATCGACGCCGTCACTGGCGCCTACGCGCAGCTACAGAAGATGGCCCTCGAGGACGCAACGCCGGAGCGACTTGCCCAGCCGCACGGCATTGGACTGTTCGATGGATCGCCAATCCAAAATGTCGGGGACGTCATCACGCTGCTGCTGACCAATCACTTCGGCTTTCACCTCGCGCAGTTATCGAGTTGCCGCCGCGAAGCTGGTTTTGCTCCGCTGTTTTAG
- a CDS encoding catalase has product MSSDKPKPTTTDAGIPVPSDEHSLTVGPDGPILLHDHYLIEQMANFNRERIAERQPHAKGSGAFGFFEVTHDVSQYTKAAVFQPGTKTDTLIRFSTVAGERGSPDTWRDPRGFALKFYTTEGNYDMVGNNTPVFFVRDPLKFQHFIRSQKRRADNGLRDHDMQWDFWTLSPESAHQVTWLMGDRGIPKTWRHMNGYSSHTYMWVNAQGERFWVKYHFKTDQGIEFYTQDEAEKMAGQDSDVHRRDLFNAIKEGNYPSWTLKMQIMPFEEAKTYRFNPFDLTKVWPHADYPLHEVGKLTLNRNPTDFHTEIEQAAFEPNNIVPGIGVSPDKMLLGRMFAYADAHRARMGVNYKQIPVNQPQCPFHSYSKDGAMRTQNVTDPVYAPNSKGGPAADPSRNPETEAWSADGEFVRAAYTKRKDDDDWGQAGTLVREVMDDAARDRLVSNVVGHLRQDITEPVLQRAFEYWKNIDPDIGKRIEKGVKG; this is encoded by the coding sequence ATGTCCAGCGATAAGCCTAAACCCACGACCACCGATGCCGGTATTCCGGTTCCCAGTGACGAACACTCGTTAACCGTCGGCCCCGATGGCCCGATCCTGTTACACGATCATTACCTGATCGAGCAGATGGCCAACTTCAATCGCGAACGCATCGCGGAACGTCAGCCACACGCCAAAGGCTCGGGCGCTTTCGGTTTCTTTGAAGTCACGCACGACGTCAGCCAGTACACCAAGGCCGCCGTGTTTCAGCCTGGCACCAAGACCGATACGCTCATTCGCTTCTCGACCGTGGCGGGCGAACGGGGTAGCCCCGACACCTGGCGCGATCCGCGGGGATTTGCCTTGAAGTTCTACACGACCGAGGGGAACTACGACATGGTCGGCAACAATACGCCGGTCTTCTTCGTTCGCGATCCATTGAAGTTCCAACACTTCATCCGTTCGCAGAAGCGTCGTGCCGACAACGGTCTGCGCGATCACGATATGCAGTGGGACTTCTGGACGCTGTCGCCGGAATCGGCCCACCAGGTCACATGGCTGATGGGAGACCGCGGCATTCCTAAAACATGGCGGCACATGAACGGCTATTCCAGCCATACGTACATGTGGGTCAACGCCCAGGGAGAACGCTTCTGGGTGAAGTATCACTTCAAAACCGATCAAGGCATCGAGTTCTACACCCAGGACGAGGCCGAAAAGATGGCCGGGCAAGATTCGGACGTCCATCGTCGCGATCTGTTCAACGCGATCAAAGAGGGCAACTACCCGAGTTGGACGCTGAAGATGCAGATCATGCCGTTTGAAGAAGCGAAGACCTACCGCTTCAATCCGTTCGATCTGACCAAAGTGTGGCCGCATGCCGACTATCCCTTACATGAAGTCGGCAAGTTGACGTTGAATCGGAATCCGACCGACTTCCACACCGAGATCGAACAGGCAGCGTTCGAGCCCAACAACATCGTTCCCGGCATCGGCGTCAGCCCCGACAAAATGCTGCTGGGACGCATGTTCGCCTATGCTGACGCTCACCGAGCACGGATGGGGGTCAACTACAAGCAGATCCCGGTCAACCAGCCGCAGTGCCCCTTCCATAGCTACTCGAAGGATGGCGCGATGCGAACCCAGAACGTGACCGATCCGGTCTACGCTCCGAACTCGAAAGGAGGTCCCGCCGCCGATCCCTCACGAAACCCGGAAACGGAAGCCTGGAGCGCCGATGGCGAGTTCGTCCGGGCAGCTTACACCAAGCGTAAAGATGACGACGACTGGGGTCAGGCCGGCACGCTCGTTCGCGAGGTGATGGACGACGCGGCGCGAGATCGACTGGTCTCAAACGTCGTCGGCCACTTACGCCAGGACATCACCGAGCCGGTGCTCCAGCGGGCCTTCGAGTATTGGAAGAACATTGACCCCGATATTGGGAAGAGAATTGAGAAGGGGGTGAAGGGCTAA
- a CDS encoding DUF1559 family PulG-like putative transporter: MPKRSYGFTLVELLVVIAIIGVLIALLLPAVQQAREAARRMQCTNNQKQIGLALHNYHDTFSQFPPGCFVNTSNAPESGGGTSNPMRYGWMHPLLPMFEQNALFEAFIKEVHGSGTYPWNTTVDENIVDALLCPSDPNAGKIVRGDLGFAGNYVLFSGTNGLDGSGTNENGMFYCWSKTKFRDVTDGTSNTAMVGEIIIAPESGSDHDRRGGYWIADGGGGNFLAASFYNPNSTTPTSADRQKAGNYISTPRAPCADSVSGGFYRVTSRSYHPGGVLTTMADASVSFFPETIDNPIWVALGTRSGGEVNSGN, encoded by the coding sequence ATGCCAAAAAGATCGTACGGATTTACGTTAGTCGAGTTGCTTGTCGTCATTGCCATCATCGGTGTTCTGATTGCCCTTCTTTTGCCAGCAGTCCAACAGGCCCGTGAAGCCGCTCGCCGGATGCAGTGCACCAACAACCAAAAGCAGATCGGTCTGGCGCTGCACAACTATCACGACACGTTCTCGCAGTTTCCGCCGGGGTGCTTCGTCAATACATCGAATGCTCCGGAATCAGGTGGCGGGACGTCAAACCCGATGCGTTACGGTTGGATGCACCCACTGCTGCCGATGTTTGAGCAAAACGCACTTTTTGAAGCCTTCATCAAGGAAGTTCATGGCTCAGGCACCTATCCGTGGAATACAACCGTCGACGAGAACATCGTCGATGCGCTGCTGTGTCCTTCGGATCCCAATGCCGGGAAGATCGTCCGCGGCGATCTTGGGTTTGCCGGAAACTACGTTCTGTTTTCTGGTACCAACGGCCTCGACGGGTCCGGAACCAATGAAAACGGGATGTTTTACTGTTGGTCGAAGACGAAGTTTCGTGACGTAACCGACGGCACGTCGAACACCGCCATGGTGGGCGAGATCATCATCGCACCGGAATCTGGCAGCGATCATGATCGCCGCGGTGGCTACTGGATTGCCGACGGAGGAGGCGGAAACTTCCTGGCGGCTTCCTTCTATAACCCGAACTCAACGACTCCGACCTCTGCGGACCGTCAAAAAGCGGGCAACTATATCAGTACGCCCCGTGCGCCCTGTGCCGATTCCGTAAGTGGTGGCTTCTATCGCGTTACTTCGCGAAGCTATCACCCCGGTGGGGTCCTCACGACCATGGCCGACGCGTCGGTGAGTTTCTTCCCCGAAACGATCGACAACCCGATTTGGGTGGCCCTGGGAACTCGTAGCGGCGGCGAAGTGAACAGCGGCAACTAG
- a CDS encoding DUF1559 domain-containing protein, with product MRAKFINRGFTLVELLVVIAIIGVLIALLLPAVQQAREAARRMQCSNNLKQIGLALHNYHDTYGALPAGWLYRGGSGKCNYGWAVAILPFVEQQNFYDQLDPGKTPLYNRYTSSATAADKALLQQRLEAYICPSDAAPELAQSQKFGSTDHFDVAVSNYVGCAGWSNTPDYPVQDKDAGGLLWGNSFLNFSDITDGTSNTLLVSEREYPKGRAATWLGVGRNNSYGNEATLRTVFRGAFTINFDYSAAGQPQNAGKGWSSLHPGGVMSLTADASVHFVPETTDKNNVLKPLSLRNDGTPFEAPF from the coding sequence ATGCGCGCTAAGTTCATTAATCGAGGCTTTACCCTTGTCGAGTTGCTGGTAGTCATCGCGATTATCGGCGTTCTGATCGCCCTCTTGCTGCCGGCCGTTCAACAAGCCCGTGAAGCCGCTCGCCGGATGCAGTGCAGCAACAACCTGAAGCAGATCGGTTTGGCTCTGCACAACTATCACGATACTTATGGTGCTTTGCCAGCTGGTTGGCTCTACCGGGGCGGCAGTGGCAAATGCAATTACGGCTGGGCCGTGGCCATTCTGCCCTTCGTCGAACAGCAGAACTTCTACGACCAACTCGATCCCGGCAAGACGCCGCTGTACAACCGCTACACCAGTAGCGCCACCGCCGCCGATAAGGCACTGCTGCAGCAGCGACTTGAAGCGTATATCTGTCCTTCGGATGCCGCTCCAGAACTTGCCCAAAGCCAGAAGTTTGGCAGCACCGATCACTTTGACGTGGCCGTGTCGAACTACGTTGGCTGTGCCGGCTGGAGCAACACCCCCGACTATCCCGTTCAAGACAAAGACGCTGGTGGTCTCTTGTGGGGCAACAGCTTCCTGAACTTCTCGGACATTACCGACGGCACCAGCAACACACTGCTCGTTTCCGAACGCGAATATCCCAAGGGGCGCGCCGCAACCTGGCTTGGGGTCGGGAGGAACAATAGCTACGGAAATGAAGCGACACTTCGAACTGTTTTCCGTGGTGCCTTCACGATTAACTTCGACTACTCTGCCGCAGGTCAACCACAGAACGCCGGCAAGGGCTGGTCGAGCTTGCATCCTGGGGGCGTCATGTCGCTCACCGCGGACGCCTCGGTCCATTTCGTTCCCGAAACGACCGACAAGAACAACGTCTTGAAGCCGCTAAGCCTTCGTAACGATGGCACTCCATTCGAGGCGCCTTTCTAA